From a single Nicotiana tomentosiformis chromosome 2, ASM39032v3, whole genome shotgun sequence genomic region:
- the LOC104097105 gene encoding amino acid transporter AVT3C-like: MGFEKDKASSSSHILQIPREDTPLLANTQHLSSPSKTFANVFIAVVGAGVLGLPYSFKKTGWVMATLVLLSVATLTYYCMMLLVYSRRKLESHFKVAKISSFGDLGYAVCGSIGRCTVDAMIVMSQAGFCISYLIFIANTLAHLFNYSIENSNPKILGLSPKKVYIWSCFPFQLGLNSIPTLTHLAPLSIFADVVDLGAMGVVMVEDVLIFLKYRPVLEAFGGFSVFFYGLGVSVYAFEGVGMVLPLEAEMKDKDKFGKILGLSMAFISLMYGSFGVLGYFAFGEETKDIITTNLGRGLLSTLVQIGLCINLFFTFPLMMNPVYEVMERRFCEGRYCFWLRWIVVLVVTLVALMVPNFADFLSLVGSSVCIILGFVLPALFHLIVFKKELGWLGLTLDSALVLMGAVLAVYGTYSSMLQIFGVKA, from the coding sequence ATGGGGTTTGAGAAAGACAAGGCAAGTTCATCATCCCATATTCTGCAAATCCCAAGAGAAGATACACCACTTTTAGCAAACACCCAACACCTTTcttcaccttccaaaactttTGCTAATGTTTTCATAGCAGTAGTTGGAGCTGGAGTTCTTGGTCTTCCTTACAGTTTCAAGAAAACAGGATGGGTGATGGCTACTCTCGTGCTTTTATCAGTAGCCACTCTTACTTACTATTGTATGATGCTTTTAGTCTACTCAAGGAGAAAGCTAGAATCCCATTTCAAAGTTGCCAAGATTTCATCTTTTGGTGATTTGGGATATGCTGTGTGTGGATCTATAGGTAGATGTACAGTAGATGCTATGATTGTTATGTCTCAAGCTGGTTTTTGTATAAGTTACTTGATTTTCATAGCCAATACATTAGCACACTTATTCAATTATTCCATTGAAAATTCAAACCCTAAAATCTTGGGATTGTCACCTAAAAAGGTGTATATTTGGAGTTGTTTCCCATTTCAGCTGGGGTTGAATTCAATCCCTACACTTACTCACTTAGCCCCTTTGAGTATATTTGCTGATGTTGTTGATTTAGGTGCTATGGGGGTAGTTATGGTTGAGGATGTGTTGATTTTTCTAAAATATAGACCTGTTCTTGAAGCATTTGGTGGGTTCAGTGTTTTCTTTTATGGTCTTGGTGTATCTGTTTATGCTTTTGAAGGTGTTGGGATGGTTTTACCTTTAGAAGCAGAGATGAAAGACAAGGACAAATTTGGGAAAATCTTGGGTTTGTCAATGGCTTTCATTTCTTTGATGTATGGTTCTTTTGGAGTATTGGGGTACTTTGCCTTTGGGGAAGAGACCAAAGATATAATAACTACAAATCTTGGTAGAGGATTGCTTAGCACCTTAGTACAGATTGGACTTTGCATAAACCTTTTCTTTACTTTTCCACTTATGATGAACCCTGTTTATGAAGTCATGGAAAGGAGATTTTGTGAAGGCAGATACTGCTTTTGGCTAAGATGGATTGTGGTTTTGGTAGTCACTTTAGTGGCATTAATGGTGCCAAATTTTGCTGATTTCTTGTCATTAGTTGGGAGCAGTGTGTGCATTATTTTGGGGTTTGTGTTGCCTGCTTTGTTTCACTTAATTGTGTTCAAGAAAGAACTGGGATGGCTTGGTTTGACTTTGGATTCTGCACTTGTTTTAATGGGTGCAGTTTTGGCAGTCTATGGAACTTATTCTTCCATGCTGCAGATCTTTGGAGTCAAAGCTTGA
- the LOC104097106 gene encoding uncharacterized protein encodes MAAPNMDQFEAYFRRADFDQDGRISGPEAVAFFKGSNLPQPVLAQIWTYADQSRTGFLGRQEFYNALKLVTVAQKRELTPEIVKAALFTPASAKIPAPQINLAAVPVPQPTNKVGAEVPPVSGATPTASQTFGIRGQQGLPAQQSHYMRPPRPSNPSPGFQSQPNISGQGMLVGSTVVASRPPSSTDLPAGRNGGSQAGPGSQAPNTSVSSRSQDAFGLVALTPSAQQTQQATTSSLQLDLSKSNDATLSHGNLLDAKVPKAVPVAGNGFPSDSLFGDVFSVASVQPKQSSTPTISSAVSSATVPTPTGPQPSIKASSVDSQTTLPQQPVHQHQQAHLIVRPNQQFQVQSSAAIPSAARNSLPGQSQLPWPRITQSDYQKYSKVFMAVDTDRDGKITGTEARSLFLSWKLPREVLKQVWDLSDQDNDSMLSLREFCIALYLMERHREGRPLPSVLPANLIFDESLLPASGQPTGTHGVTAWRHTSGFQQTQGPRGAHQVASGAPGKPPRPVPIPQPDEAVQPSKQKPKVPVLEKHLVDQLSTEEQDSLNSKFQEATDAEKKVMDLEKEILDAKEKIQFYHAKMQELILYKSRCDNRLNEITERTSADKNEVELLAKKYEEKYKQTGDVASKLTIEEATFRDIQEKKMELYRTIVKMDQDGKTDGIQDRANQIQADLEGLVKALNERCKTYGLRAKPTTLLELPFGWQPGIQEGAADWDGEWDKFDDEDFTFVKELTLDVQNVIAPPKPKCPLVREKASSLNDHDTGKSSADAGTDAKAEKLPSPVKARESDVETAHAARSPADSPTRSSAVESPSKEFEESLNRKDSTFDGSPHAAQSEHWGTESVFSGDKSFDESGWGAFDTGRDADAAWDFNSASKDSLFDDDDWGLKPIKTGSTNSSITLPKQTPFFDSVPSTPSYNSGISYSENQFPKQSLFFDSVPSTPSYNPGVPQADNLFSRQSPFFDSVPSTPAYNAGGSPLADNTFQQKSPFAFADSVPSTPMFSSTPRRSSDMSEEPLSSFSRYDSFNTHDGGPFASREFSRFDSMRSTTDSEYDNGLSQQRDSFARFDSFRSTADSDYNFGLFPPQKSLSRFDSIGSTRDTDYGHGFSSFDDADPFGSHHEPFKTSVGSQTPKRDSDSWKAF; translated from the exons ATGGCTGCGCCGAATATGGATCAATTTGAGGCCTATTTTCGGCGAGCTGATTTCGATCAGGATGGTCGGATCAGTGGCCCTGAGGCTGTTGCCTTTTTCAAAGGCTCCAATTTGCCTCAACCAGTCCTCGCTCAG ATATGGACCTATGCTGATCAAAGTCGTACTGGGTTCCTTGGTCGCCAAGAATTTTATAATGCTCTTAAGCTCGTCACAGTGGCACAAAAGCGAGAGTTGACTCCAGAAATAGTGAAGGCTGCACTATTCACTCCAGCTTCAGCTAAAATTCCTGCCCCCCAAATAAACCTTGCAGCTGTACCCGTTCCCCAACCAACTAATAAGGTTGGGGCTGAAGTTCCTCCAGTTAGTGGTGCTACTCCAACAGCATCTCAAACTTTTGGCATTAGGGGTCAACAAGGCTTACCAGCTCAGCAAAGTCATTACATGAGGCCTCCTCGGCCCTCGAATCCAAGCCCTGGTTTCCAATCTCAACCAAATATTTCTGGTCAAGGAATGCTAGTTGGAAGTACTGTTGTAGCTTCTCGCCCTCCCAGTTCCACTGATTTGCCTGCTGGTCGGAATGGTGGCTCACAAGCAGGTCCTGGTTCCCAAGCCCCAAATACAAGTGTCAGTTCTAGAAGTCAGGATGCATTTGGTCTTGTTGCATTGACGCCTTCTGCACAACAAACCCAACAAGCAACCACGTCATCACTGCAACTAGATCTATCAAAATCAAATGATGCAACTTTGTCGCATGGTAACCTGCTTGATGCCAAAGTTCCTAAAGCCGTTCCAGTGGCAGGAAATGGATTTCCATCGGATTCACTCTTTGGAGATGTTTTTTCAGTTGCGTCAGTTCAACCCAAGCAAAGCTCCACACCAACTATATCTTCCGCAGTTTCATCAGCCACAGTCCCAACACCTACAGGGCCCCAACCTTCTATAAAGGCTAGCTCAGTTGATTCGCAGACTACACTTCCTCAGCAACCGGTTCACCAGCACCAGCAAGCTCATTTGATTGTGAGACCGAACCAACAGTTTCAAGTGCAAAGTTCTGCTGCAATTCCTAGTGCAGCTAGAAATTCTCTTCCAGGCCAGTCTCAGCTTCCGTGGCCAAGGATCACGCAGTCTGACTATCAGAAGTATAGCAAAGTATTTATGGCAGTGGACACAGACAGGGATGGAAAAATTACTGGCACGGAGGCACGGAGCCTGTTTCTAAGTTGGAAGCTGCCTCGAG AGGTCTTAAAACAGGTGTGGGATTTATCGGATCAAGACAATGACAGCATGCTTTCTCTGAGGGAATTCTGCATTGCACTTTACCTGATGGAGCGGCACAGGGAAGGTCGCCCTCTTCCTTCAGTCCTTCCAGCTAATCTTATCTTTGACGAGTCGTTATTGCCTGCTTCTGGTCAGCCTACAGGAACACATGGTGTGACAGCTTGGAGACACACATCAG GTTTCCAGCAAACACAGGGGCCAAGGGGGGCACACCAAGTGGCTTCTGGTGCTCCGGGGAAGCCTCCACGTCCAGTTCCCATTCCCCAGCCTGATGAAGCTGTGCAGCCTAGTAAACAGAAGCCGAAAGTTCCAGTATTGGAGAAGCATCTGGTTGACCAACTTAGCACAGAGGAACAGGATTCATTGAACTCGAAGTTCCAGGAAGCAACTGATGCAGAGAAGAAG GTCATGGACCTGGAGAAGGAAATTTTAGATGCCAAAGAAAAAATTCAGTTCTACCATGCAAAGATGCAAGAATTA ATTCTATACAAAAGCCGATGCGATAATAGACTAAATGAGATCACCGAAAGAACTTCTGCTGACAAAAACGAG GTCGAATTACTGGCTAAAAAATATGAAGAGAAATACAAGCAGACTGGAGATGTTGCTTCTAAGTTGACAATTGAGGAGGCCACATTTCGGGATATTCAG GAGAAAAAAATGGAGCTTTATAGAACGATTGTCAAAATGGATCAAGATGGCAAAACTGATGGTATCCAG GACCGTGCTAATCAGATTCAGGCAGACCTCGAGGGGCTAGTAAAAGCATTGAACGAACGCTGCAAAACTTATGGGCTACGGGCCAAACCAACTACTCTGCTTGAGCTTCCATTTG GTTGGCAACCGGGCATCCAAGAGGGGGCAGCTGACTGGGATGGAGAGTGGGATAAATTTGATGATGAAG ATTTCACATTTGTGAAAGAGCTCACTCTCGATGTACAAAATGTCATTGCCCCTCCTAAACCAAAATGCCCATTGGTTCGGGAGAAAGCATCTTCTTTGAATGACCATGATACTGGAAAATCATCTGCCGATGCTGGCACTGATGCAAAGGCAGAGAAGTTACCAAGCCCAGTAAAAGCTAGAGAGAGTGATGTGGAGACTGCCCATGCAGCAAGAAGTCCAGCTGATAGTCCAACCAGAAGTAGTGCAGTTGAGAGCCCGTCAAAAGAATTTGAAGAATCACTGAATAGGAAGGACAGTACTTTTGATGGTTCACCCCATGCTGCCCAAAG TGAACACTGGGGAACTGAGTCTGTGTTCTCTGGGGACAAAAGTTTTGATGAATCTGGTTGGGGTGCATTTGATACAGGCCGTGATGCAGATGCTGCGTGGGACTTCAATTCTGCTTCTAAG GATTCTCTTTTTGATGATGATGACTGGGGCCTAAAGCCTATAAAAACGGGCTCCACAAATTCCAGCATCACACTCCCGAAGCAAACCCCATTTTTCGATTCTGTTCCTAGCACCCCTAGTTACAATAGTGGGATTAGTTACTCAGAGAACCAGTTCCCAAAGCAAAGCCTATTCTTTGATTCTGTTCCAAGCACCCCAAGTTACAACCCCGGAGTCCCACAGGCAGACAACTTGTTCTCTAGGCAAAGTCCTTTCTTTGATTCTGTTCCTAGCACACCAGCCTATAATGCAGGTGGCTCCCCACTTGCAGATAACACGTTCCAGCAAAAGAGTCCATTTGCCTTCGCTGACTCGGTTCCTAGCACACCTATGTTTAGTTCTACGCCTCGAAGATCTAGTGATATGTCTGAGGAGCCCTTGAGCAGCTTTTCCAGATACGATTCCTTCAACACGCACGATGGTGGCCCCTTTGCTAGTCGTGAGTTTTCAAGATTTGATTCGATGCGCAGCACTACAGACTCTGAGTATGATAATGGTTTGTCCCAGCAGCGTGACTCCTTCGCTAGGTTTGATTCATTTCGCAGCACGGCAGACTCTGATTATAATTTTGGGCTCTTTCCCCCTCAAAAGTCACTATCAAGGTTTGATTCTATCGGCAGCACCCGTGACACAGATTATGGTCATGGTTTCTCATCCTTTGATGATGCAGATCCATTTGGGTCCCATCATGAACCATTTAAGACATCAGTGGGGAGTCAGACACCAAAGAGAGATTCTGATAGTTGGAAAGCATTTTAA
- the LOC138905768 gene encoding uncharacterized protein, producing the protein MRWLELLKDYDITILYLPGKANVVVDALNRKDVSMGSLAYILVGEMPLASDVQALANLFVRLDVSESSRVVACIVSRSSLYERIRERQYDDPHLLVLKDTVQHVGAKQVTVGDNEVLRI; encoded by the coding sequence atgaggtggttggagttgttgaaagattatgatatcaccattttgtatcttCCCGGGAAGGcaaatgtggtggtcgatgccttgaatagaaaggatgtgagtatgggtagccttgcgtatattctagttggtgagatgccacttgcatcagatgttcaagctttggccaatctgttcgtgaggttagatgtttcagaatccAGTCGTGTTGTAGCTTGCATAGtatctcggtcttccttgtatgagcgcatcagagagcgtcagtatgatgacccccatttgcttgtccttaaggacacggtgcagcacgttGGTgctaagcaggttactgttggagataatGAGGTTTTGCGGATATAG